TCTCCTCATTCCCCAGCACCAGAAGCCAGGGGCGATCTGCCGAAAACGCGCTCAAATCCTTCTCCGCATGCTCAGAAGTCCCCAAAACCCACAACCCCGCATCCTTCGCCACATCCAACGCCCGGCTCAAATTTGTCTGAACAGAAAACGGAACATACTCGACACCCCCCGAAGCAACATCGTACGCCGCGCCCGTCATCGAAGCGGAACGATCTCGACTAAGCAAAACACCGCGCACCCCAAAAAAAGCCGCAGAGCGAAAAATCGCCCCCAGATTTTGCGGATCCTGAACCGTATCCAGCGCCAAAAAAAGACCCCCATTATCGGCAAACAGCTCCGCGAGATCACAACCCGGATGTTCTTTAACCGCAGCTTCAGCGTCTCCTCCACGAGACCGACCCTGCCGCACAGACCCCTGTTCGCCCCGCCCGAAAAACACGCGCACACCGATCTCCTCTGCCCGTTCCCGCACAGTCCGCCACGCATCACCGCCCGGTTTGGCAGGCAATCGAATCTCGAAAATATCCTGCGGACGCTTTTTCAGCACCGCCAGAATACTGTGCGGATTTTTGAGATAAATCGGCATTGTCTCTACCTGCTCTCAAATTTATCGACTCGCGGCACGCGCTTTTCCAACTCAATCTGCGACGTGACTGGCTCTGTTCCAGCGCCGTAAAAATAAACCAAATATCCACCCGTATATCCCGCCGCGCACACCAGACCCGCAGTAACAAGACCAAAAACGAGATACACATAGCGAACAAACCCGACAAATTTCTTCTTCAAAACAAAATGCGTGCGTACCAGTGCCAGCGCAACAGCCAGAAACGCGGTGACCGTACCCAGCGTATCGTGAACCTCTAAATCTGCGGCAATACCATCGATATGTTGCGCAACCTCGGCAGCACTATCCCCTGTGAGTGCGACCGGAATCGCGGTCAAAGCACCGAGCGAAAAGAGCAAAAACCCCACTCGCACAAAAAAATCGCGGTGACGCAATATGCCAATCGCATCACAAACAACGCCAATGACCAACAAGACAATGGGAAAGTGTGTAACAAGAGGATGAATATCCATGACGGGAGATGAGATCGTTTTCTTTATGAGCGCAAGTCGAGTTGCAATGGCTCTGCATACCGCGGGTCTGCAACGGGTTGTCCCGGCCACGCGCCTTCCAGGAACGTAATACTATTGTAGAAATCGTCCAATGCGATAAATTTTCCATTCTCCTCTGCCCATTCTCGCATGCGGCGGTTGCAACTGTGACGCCATGACAGCACTTCTATATCCCAGCCCCTGCGATGCATGCGCTCTATATCCGCGTGAAATCCAACGCCATCGACAAAGCCACTGCCATCGCCCGTGAGCAAGACAGCAATACCCGGTACACCATTATAATCTACAGTATCTCGAAGCATAATCGTTTGCAAAACTTGATCCACGCCCTGTTCGCTACCCTGCAATGCCCCGCGTTCCAACAACTGCACCTCAACATCCTCATTCTCAAGGCGGTTCCACATCTGACGCAACTCTGGTGGAATAGAGCCAACAGCAATGGCCCGCTCAATCGGTCGGCCTGCCTGTGCCAGAGCGAGGAGATTGCGAAAATGAATACGCACGCGCGAGCGAGCGGCCTCCCCCTCGCGCTCTGCAGCGGCCTCTTGCGCGCTAATAAAAATATTGGAATTATCCAAATAGATGAAAACCTTCTTCATTGATCCAATTCTCCTGTGAAACGACCCTGAACTTTCAAAATATGAAGTTAAAACTGATGTTACGCAACTGCACAATATAATGGGCCTGTCATTTTGAGCGGAGCGCAGCGGAGTCGAAAAATCTTCTACCAACGCAGGTGGAACAGATGCTTCGGCTCCGTTACACTCCGCTCAGCATGACAAACATCCAGACCTGCGTAACATCTGTTAAAAGTAAAAAAACTATTTCAATCCCGCGAAAAATCCATTACAATGGGCGGGTTAAAATACAAACAAACAAGACTCTCGACAAGGAAGGTTTTATGACAGATCGACCAAACATCTTATTTATGCACTCGCACAACACCGGAACCTATATTGAACCCTACGGACACGCCGTACCAACGCCGCACATGCAGCAACTGTCAGAACAAGGCGTACTCTTTCGGCGGGCGTATGCCACAGCCCCCACCTGTTCGCCCAGCAGAGCCAGCTTCTTAACCGGCATGTACCCCCACACCTGTGGCATGACGGGCCTTGCACACCGCGGCTTTGCCATGACGAATTACGACTGGCATGCCGCCCGCATCTTCAAGACAAATGGCTACTTCACCGCAACCGCTGGCGTGGAACACACCGCACCGGACCTGGACACCATTGGATATGACGAAATCCTCTCCGGACTGGACACAAATTACCCCGGACAGCCCAAATGGATCGAACCCGCGGACGCCGTCGTGGATTTCATAAAAAACGCACCCCAACAACCCTTCTTTCTCAACCTCGGCCTAAACGAAACGCACCGACCATTTCACAGTGCCGAACCCGACAAATACCCCGCAGAACGCGAACAATACTGCACCCCACCTCGTCCCTTGCCCGACACACCGGAAACCCGGGCAGACACAGCCGACTACAAAGCCTCTGCCCGCATCATGGACAACCACTACGGCAACGTACTCGCAGCACTCGAAGAAACCGGCCTATCCGACAACACCCTCGTATTCTGCTTTGCCGATCACGGCCTGCAATTTCCGCGCAACATGTGCAACCTGACAGACCACGGCATCGGCGTGTACCTCATCATACGCGGACCCGGCGGATTTGAAGGCGGAAAAGTCATAAACGCGATGGTCAGCCTGATGGACCTGTTACCCACGGCATATCGCGCTGCCGGCATAGAAATACCCGACCACGTACAGGGAAAATCCCTGCACCCTCTGATAAACGAAGACCGCCATCGGGAAGAAATCTTTTCAGAAGTCACCTATCACGCCGCGTACGAACCCATGCGGAGCATCCGCACCGAAAGATACAAATATATCCGGCGATACGACAACCGCGACAAACTCGTATTGCCCAACGTAGATGACACACCCACAAAAGCGTACCTACTCAATCAAAACTGGGAAAAATTGCCGCGCGATCAGGAAATGTTGTACGACCTCATATTCGACCCCGATGAAACGCACAACATCATCGACCGGGAAGACATGGCACCTGTGCGGAAAGATCTGAGCCATCGATTGCACACATGGATGGAAGAAACAAATGACCCCCTCTTGCCAGACGGGCACATCGCTGCACCGGGCGGATCCAAGGTCAACAACTCCGATGGCCGCTCGCCGAATGAGACGCCGGAGGTTATGGTGTAGGGGAAGTCAACCTCTGTCTGAAGCGGTGTACAACTGGTCGATTTCCAGACCAGTTCATCAGGATGGGCAGAGCCTGCACTGGAACGCCTCTATCCAGTGATGAAAGGATGGACAGGATGAAAGGCAAAATCAAAGGCGAAATCAAAGGCAGATAAAACCTTCTGGATCGCGGCTAAAGCATGCCCCTGCATGACTTAAGCAGGGGACCTGCCGCGATGACGGCTCTGTTGATAGGCATGAATTAAAACAAGAAACACATCATTTTTTAAGGAGACACCCCATGAAAATGCAAGCATCGCTACTCTATGAGCCGGGAAGACCGCTGGAAGTAGCGGACCTGGACCTGGAAGGACCGAAAGAAGACGAAGTCATGGTACGCATGACCGCCACTGGCGTATGTCACAGTTGTTTGCACGTCGTAGATGGCAGCTGGACCGGATATCCAATGCCCATGGTACTCGGCGATGAAGGGGCTGGAATCGTCCAAGAAGTGGGACCCGGTGTTCGACACGTAAAACCCGGCGACCACGTCATCCTATCCTGGGCATCGACATGCGGGCGCTGTCACTACTGCGCAACCGGACTATCGCACCTGTGTGAACGCACCCCACCGGGCAAAGGCGTATTAATGGACGGCACATCCAGAATGAAAATAAAAGGCCAAACCGTGTACCATTACGGACCCGCGTGTAGCTACGCCTCATACTCCGTCATGCCCGCCTCCTGTGCCGTCCCCATCCGGGAAGACATGCCCCTCGAAGTAGCCGCCTTAATCGGCTGCTCGGTCATGACCGGCGTAGGCTCCGTCATCAACACAGCAGCCGTAACGCCCGGAGCGAGCATGGCCGTATTCGGCACCGGGGGAATTGGCCTCAACGTCATACAGGGCGGAACCCTGGTACAGGCACACCCCATCATAGCAGTCGATATCAACCCCGCCAAACTGGAATACGCGAAATCCTTTGGCGCGACACACACCATAGACGCCAGCAAAGAAAATCCGGTCGAAGCCATAAAAGACCTCACCGGACGCGGGGCGGATTATTCATTTGTCGCAGTCGGCAACGCGCAAGTCATCAATCAAGCCTGGGACTGTCTCGCATCCAGGGGCCAGTGCTTGCTCATCGGCCTGCCTCCCACCGGTTCCACCGTCACATTTGACACCGGCAGCCTCCAGTCCAACGAACGCATCCTGCGCGGCTGCAGGTATGGAAGTGCGAGAATCTATGACGACTTCCCGCGCATGGTAGAACTCTACCTCGCTGGAAAACTAAAAATCGACGAACTCGTAACCCGGCGATTTGATCTCGAAGGAGCCAACGAAGCCTTTGACGCCCTGGCCGCTGGAGAAGTCGCGCGAGGCCTGATCGTCTTCTAAATCAAAGACTATCTACAGGACTCGAAGCGGAAAAAATAGTAGTAATAGCGCGTTGTGAGAGCGTATCCGAAAACGAAACCCGGGGAGAATCGGTCCGGCTCGTATCCATAACAGCACCAGGCGATTCGGGAGACCGTGTCGTCGCGGGATCGGGCTGCGACTGGCGGATACCCAAAACAGCAAACAGGACAATCCCCATTGCAAAAGCCATTTGATAAACGGGCAAGCGCATCGAAAACCTGAAAGAACGCAACACATTGAACCCACCGCGTTCTCGTGCAGACATCTGAGCAACAACAGCATTGCGAATCGCCGGATCGGGTTCAAGACCGCCGGTCCTGGGAACCGCAAGCACCTGGCTCAGCAACTCATCCACATTCTCTTTCTTTTTAAACGGAATAACCCGCCTCATATCCATCTCCTCATCCACACAGGGAATTTCGCCCCTGAAGTCTTTCTGCCAACTTCTGCGTAACATGGTGCAGCCTCGATTTAACCGTCCCCTCGGGACACCCGAGAATCTCACTAATCTCTCGAATACTGCGACACTCTTGATGCCGCAATAAAAACGTCGTACGCTGATCCACACTGAGCTTATCCAGCTCATCCATCAGCGCACTTAGAAAAGCCCGTTCATCGCACGCCTTTTCTATGGCATAAGCACCATCAACCCAGCCACAATGCATATCGATATCGGGATCATTAACCACAACCTTCCGCACACTCTGCTTGCGATACTCATTCTTGCACATATTGTGTGCAACCGTATAAAGCCAGGACGCAAAGGCATTACCCCGCTTAAATCGGGCGGGCTTCTCGACAATTTTCAAAAACAAATCCTGCAAAAAATCCTGCGCCTTCTCCTCGTCCCCCCCCAGCATGCGATGAAAATAATAAAGCATCCGCTTGCTATATCGGGTATAGAGTTCGTCAAAAGCGGCTGTATCGCCCCGCTGAATGCGGGCCATGAGCTTTTCATCGGAAAGCGTGTGATATTTTATCAGGAACATAAAAAACCAAACAGTACGTGATTAACTGCGCGTTTCTACATATGCATACACCTGACATTGCCAAAAAGTTCATATTTTTTTTAATGCGTCACATCAGCTTCTACGACAAATTCGACCTTACAGTTCACAATATGAAATAACGCGAACAATTGCCGAGCGGATTTTCGATAATTAGTCTGATCCAGAAGACGATAGTATTGCGCGGGCGATGTGCCCAGCCGACGAATAATCTCACGGGTACTCAACGGCGACTTCTTCACAGCCTCCCGAACCCGACACGTCAACTCATAGAGCAACAAATCCGCCATATAACCGGGATCGCGATTGTATTCGAGCACATGATCGATATGAACCGTCCCCTCATCTCCAGAAGCGAGCACATAGACAAACCCCTCATTGTCCAACTCCGGATCCACATAAACGTTGACAACCCAGCGCCCTTTTTGCGGTATTGGTCGCACAACCGCATAGGGAAACACATAGGTATTATTGTACGTATAAACTTCAAAAGCCTTCTTCCGATTATTCGGCACAACTCTTCGAATTTTCAAAGCGCACCTCTATCTTGCAATTCTCGTATATATTTTAAAATTTGACCCGTCGGCTTTCCCTTCATCGCCCTATTGTTTTCCAAATCCCACTTAACGACCAGCTTGCCCGATCGATAAACATGAACATGTCTCGGGGGATGGTCGCCAGCCCAAAACACAAAAATGAAATTTCCTCGCCGAATTCTACCCATTCTTAAATGTAACCATATACGGTTACACTTGTCAAGAGCGGACAAAAAAATTTTGATTTATCCTATTATGGCCAAAAGGTTCAAACTTTTTCTATTTTTTATTTATATTGAGAGGGTGTATAATTTGATTTGTACAAACCCCGCAATTAAATCGGAGACACAATGGAACGAGTAAAACGACGCGACTTCATAAAAAAAGCCGGACTTGCCGGCGGAGCTGCACTATTGGCGGGCTGTGCATCCCCTCAAGAAACCGGGGCACCCGCTGTACAAACGCGAAAAAAATACGAATGGAAAATGGTCACAACCTGGCCGCCGCACTTCCCCATCCTGGGAGAATCCGCTGAACACATCGCCAAATGGACAGAAGAAATGTCCGAAGGCCAGCTCAAAATACAGGTCTATGGCGGCGGCGAACTCATACCCCCCCTCGAAGGCTTTGACGCCGTCAGTGCGGGAACCGCGGAAATGTGTCACGGCGCCGCGTATTACTGGGCGGGAAAAGCGCAGGCAACCCAATTCTTTGCCTCTGTACCCTTTGGCATGAACGCCCAACAAATGAACGCCTGGATCACCAGTGGCGGAGGCCTCGCCTTATGGGAAGAACTCTACGCCCCATTTAACCTCATCCCCATCCCCGCAGGCAACACCGGCGTGCAAATGGGCGGCTGGTTCAACCGCGAAATCAACGCCACAAGCGACCTTCAGGGCCTCAAAATGCGCATCCCGGGCCTCGGCGGCAAAGTCATATCCAAAGCTGGCGGATCCGCTATCTTATCAGCCGGCGCAGAAATTTTCACCAACCTCGAACGCGGCGTCATCGACGCAACCGAATGGATCGGACCCTATCACGACACACTCATGGGCTTTTACAAAGCCGCCAAATACTATTATTATCCCGGCTGGCACGAACCCGGCACCGTCATAGAACTCATCGTCAACAAATCCGCATATCAAACCCTGCCCAAAAACCTGCAAGACATCGTGCGAACCGCCGCAGCGCGCGCAAATGCCTGGACACTATCGGAATTTGAAGCAAAAAACAACGCGCATCTGCAAACCCTCATAAAAGACCACAACGTCATACTGAAAAAATTCCCCGACGAAGTCCTCGACATACTTCAAAAATACGCCAGAGAAGTCGAAGATGAACTCGTCGCAGCCGATGCCATGAGCAAAAAAGTATATGAAGCATATGAATCATTTCGCAAAAAAATGCACGGCTGGGCGGCGATATCGGAAAAAATCTATTACGAGAACTTGAGTGCATAATCGTTACCCCCCCAAATATTTTGGCAAAGACGTCGCCATCTCGGGAAACGTAATAACCAGCGTCAGCCCAATAAGCTGAATAATAATAAACGGAATAATCCCCCGATAAATATGGCCCGTGCGGACCTCGGGCGGCGCGACCCCCTTCAGATAAAAAAGCGCAAAACCAAACGGCGGCGTCAAAAAAGAAGTCTGCAAATTCATCGCAATCAAAATACCCAACCACAGAAGATCCACCCCCAACGTCACAAAAATAGGCGCCACAACCGGAACAATAATAAACGTAATCTCGATAAAATCGATAAAAAATCCCGCCACAAAAATCATAACCATCACAAGCGCGAGAAACGCCCCCGGACTCATATTCGCCGACAGAATCAGATTCGTCAAATACGCATCCCCGTGCATACCGCGAAACACCAGACCAAACGCCGTAGCCCCCACCAGAATAAGAAAAACCATACACGTCAGATGCGTCGTCTCCACCATCACCGACTTCAGCGTCCGATATGAAAACCGCTTTTGCAACACCGTCAAAAGCGTTGCGCCAAACGCACCCACGGCCGCCGCCTCGGTAGGCGAAGCAACCCCCGCAAAAATAGAACCCAGCACCGCAACAACCAGAACAGCCGGCAGAACAAACGCCTGCAAAACGCGCTTCACCATCGCCCTGCCGTGAAATTGCGCGAGCTCCTCCTCTGGCATTGCCGGTACCCACTCGGACTTAAAAATCGCAACCAGAATCAGATAAACCGCATAAAAACCAACCAGAACAAACCCGGGCAACACAGCACCCACAAACATATCCCCAATCGGAACATTCAGCACACTACCTAATAGCACCAGCACAATACTCGGCGGAATAATCTGCCCCAAAGTACCCGACGCTGAAATCGTCCCTGCGGCAACCTCGGGGCGGTATCCCCGCTTCAGCATCGTCGGCAAACTCAGCAAACCCATCGTAACCACAGTCGCGCCCACAATCCCCGTAGAAGCCCCGAACAGCGCCCCCACAGCAACCACAGAAATCGCCAGTCCACCGCGCAAATGCCCAAAAAGCAACGCCATCGTCTCCAGCAAATTCTCAGCCAGCCCGGACTTCTCCAGCATCACCCCCATAAACACAAACAAAGGCACGGCAATCAGCACGTAATTCGTCATCACACCCCAGATACGCAGGGGCAAAAGATTGAAAAAAGCCGGACCAAACGTCAAATAGCCCAGAATAAAAGAAACGCCACCCAGCGTAAACGCAACGGGAAAACCGATCAAAAGAAGAAGAAAAAGAACGCCAAACAGAATCAGGGGCATCGCCTCAATCATCCATCCACCTCCTCATCGTGCCCCAGGACGGAAAGCAAAGACCGACACGCCAGACTTAGGCCCTGTAGCAAAAGCAGAACAAAACCCAGTGGAATAGCCGCCTTGAGCACCCAACGCGCGGGTAGGCCTCCCGGATCGGGTGACGTCTCCCCAATGTGGAAAGCACTAACCACAAAATACTGCGAACTCACAATCACAATAACGCAAAACGGAATCAAAAACAGAACACTACCAATCAAATTCACCCACGCCTGTTTGCGCGGAGAAAACCGGCTATAAAACACATCCACGCGCACGTGTTGATCGTGCTTGAGCGAATACGCAGCGCCCAAAAGAAAAATGAGCGCGAACAAATGCCATTCCAACTCCTGAACAGCCACCAGGCTATTCTTCAGCACATAGCGGGTAAAAACATCGTAACACACCACCGCCACCAGCACAGCAGTAAGCCACGAAACAACACGCCCAACGCGCTCGTTTAATCCATCGACAAATCGGATATATGCTCTTAACACCTGCAAAATGCTCTCCTCAAAAAAAGGATCAGGATGTGCAGAGCCTGCACTGGAATGGTTCTATCCAGTGATGGAAGGATGAACAGGATAAAATCAAAACCAGGAGCAATCACAGATAAAAAGGCTGTGGTTGCTTGTGTATCAGAATATAAACAATAATTCGCAAAGCAGGCGACAAAATATGACCTTTGATATAGGATCATTTTTTGTGTAAATTTACACAAATTATCTCACCCACAAAAAGGAGTAACCGCATGGCAGAACAACCGAACATCCTGCTCTTCATCAGCGACCAACAGCGCACGGACACCCTGCGGTGTTACGGCAACGACTGGATACAATCGCCGCATCAAGACGCATTGGCAGAGCGCAGCTTCGTCTTTGAAAACACCTACGTCACACAACCCGTATGCACCCCTGCGCGCGGATCCCTCATGACGGGCCTGTACCCGCACAATCACGAATGCATGGTCAACCGGGACATATTGCGCGACGAAATCCCATCCATCGCAGAAATGCTACCCGACACCTATCGAAAAGCCATGTTTGGAAAATGGCACCTCGGCGACGACTCCGTGCGACAACACGGATTCGACGAATGGATCAGCACAGAAGACGACCACCGCAACAAATACTCCCGCCCTGGCCTGCCCTTCAGCAGCTATTACTACTGGATGAAAGAACAGGGCATAGAACCCCAAAACAACAGCGCCACTGGAGAAATCATCTACTCACCGCGCCAGCGATCCCAACTCCCCGCAGAATACCAGATGGGCACCTTCATCGCCAACCACTCCGAGCGATTCATCCGGGAAAACACAGACCGCCCCTGGCTCCTCGTATTCAGCACATTTGAGCCACACCCCCCAATGACCGGACCCTACGACGGCATGTACGACCCCGATGCCCTACCCGTAGGTCCCACCTTCATCAAAAAACCAGAAGGACACGCCTTATTTAACCGCGCGCGCGCAGAACACTACCTCAACAACAGGGTTGAAGGTCACGACATGCGACAAGAAAAATCCTGGCGAAAACTGCGGGCGCAATACTACGGCAACGTAAAAATCATCGACGACGCCATAGGCCGCATGGTACAGGCACTGGAAGAAACCGGACAAATGGAAAACACCATCTTTGCCGTCACCAGCGACCACGGTGAAATGGCAGGCGACCACGCCATGTTCGAAAAACGCGCATTCTACGAAGAATCCGCGCGCGTACCCATGATCTTAAGCGTCCCGTGGCTCACCCAATCGCAAAAGCGTATCGACGGCGTCTTTGGACACGCGGACCTGATCGCCACCCTTGTGGAACTCGCCAATCAGCCACTATTAGAAACCCTCCCGGGCCGCCCGTGTGCCGACGTCTTAAACGGCGGTGCCGACCTGCGCGACCACACCGCATTCATGGAATGGAACGGCATTGGCGACCGCAACCTGGGCAATCCCAAAATCAACCTCATGTCAACCTTGCCCTGGCGCTGTGCCGTAACCGGAGACCGGTGGAAACTCAACTTATGTGCCGGCGACCAGTGCGAATTATTCGACCTGAACAACGACCCCTATGAAGAAACCAACCTCTTCGACGACCCTGCGCACCGCGACCGGGCGCGGGAAATCGCAGCCCGCATTCGACTGTGGCAACACGAAACGAATGACCACGCGCCCTTGCCTGCGGTTTGAAAAAAAATCAAAACCTCTGGATCGCGGCTTACACCCTGCCTGCCCCTGTATGCTTTAAGCAGGGGCCGCGATGACGGGAGCCTGCCCCGTAGTGTCTCTATACGGGGTCGCACATCTCACGTCTCACCTTTACAATTTACCTTGCAAATAAGAAAAGAATGGCTATATTGCATTTGTCCTTAATTCTTATCCCCAATTCTCAAAAGGAACCCTGCCATGGACGACGCGGCATTGTTAAAACTGCTGGAGGCTGGGATTGGTGAAGAAGTTGCTGCTACACAATTGAACATATCTCCCCAACAGGTAAAAGGACGAATCAGAGAATATTTGCAAGCAGGCATATTAAATTGCAATGGCGAACGCGAAACCATCAACTGGAAAGCCTTTGGCAAATGGAAAAAACTGGCGCGAACTGTTGAAACCGTATAGAAAAAGCAAAAACGGGTTGATGTAACAAAACGGGCAGTCGCATGTGTGCAACTGCCCGTTTTTTTTGGAGAACGAAGCGTGGAAATAGGTAAATGGTGTACCTCCATTCTCTTTCTTTCCATCTGTCTCAACTGCACCTCGCAAAAACAGGAGCTACAAATGGGTGTAGATGTATTTTTGGAACACCACACCCCTCTGGTAGCGGACGCACGGGTCGGCCTGATCACCAACCCCACGGGACGCACAAAAACAGGCATCACAACAATCGCCGCCCTGCAACAGCACCCGGACGTAAATCTCGTCGCCCTATTCGCACTTGAACACGGAATCAAAGCAGAGGCAAAAGCGGGCGAACACGTGCGCGACACACAAATGGACAGCCTGCCCGTATATTCCCTCTACGGAAGTGACCGCTCCTTAAAATCCGCACTGGACAACATCGACGTCATAATCTACGACATACAGGACGTGGGCAGCAGAGCCTACACCTACATCTGGAGCCTGACCAAAGTCATAAAAGCGGCGGGCGAACACGACAAGCGCGTCATCGTCCTCGACCGCCCCAATCCCCTCGGCGGACTAACCGTAGATGGACCCATAACCGAGGAAAAATGGCGATCATTAGTTGGAGGACTCTATCCGGTACCCCGCGCGTATGGACTCACAGCAGGAGAACTCGCCCGATATCTCAACCGCGAACACCTGCTCGCGTGTTCCCTCACCGTCGTCCCTATGGAAGGCTACCAGCGCAACACGCGCTGGGCGGACATCGGACGCGACTGGATCGAGCCATCGCCCAACATCCCATCGCCCGAATCTGCTATAACCTTTGCCGCAACCGGAACCATTGGCGCATTGGGGACGGTACACATCGGCATAGGAACCGACATGCCCTTTCAAATCGCTGGCGCGCCGTGGATCAACGCAGAAAAAACAGCCCGCGACCTGAACGCCCTGCAACTGCCCGGCGTAGAATTTCAACCCATAATATTTGAACCCGACACATGGCTGTTTCGCGACAAAAAAGTACAGGCTATATTCCTGCACATAACAGACCCCATCGCCTTTCGCCCAACGCGCACAGAAATATCCATACTCGCACACCTCGTGGCA
Above is a window of Gemmatimonadota bacterium DNA encoding:
- a CDS encoding RNA methyltransferase, with product MPIYLKNPHSILAVLKKRPQDIFEIRLPAKPGGDAWRTVRERAEEIGVRVFFGRGEQGSVRQGRSRGGDAEAAVKEHPGCDLAELFADNGGLFLALDTVQDPQNLGAIFRSAAFFGVRGVLLSRDRSASMTGAAYDVASGGVEYVPFSVQTNLSRALDVAKDAGLWVLGTSEHAEKDLSAFSADRPWLLVLGNEESGMRRLTRDKCDEVCRIAPRGAIGSLNVSAAAAICMYHLTRDD
- a CDS encoding DUF2231 domain-containing protein; translation: MDIHPLVTHFPIVLLVIGVVCDAIGILRHRDFFVRVGFLLFSLGALTAIPVALTGDSAAEVAQHIDGIAADLEVHDTLGTVTAFLAVALALVRTHFVLKKKFVGFVRYVYLVFGLVTAGLVCAAGYTGGYLVYFYGAGTEPVTSQIELEKRVPRVDKFESR
- a CDS encoding NYN domain-containing protein, with product MKKVFIYLDNSNIFISAQEAAAEREGEAARSRVRIHFRNLLALAQAGRPIERAIAVGSIPPELRQMWNRLENEDVEVQLLERGALQGSEQGVDQVLQTIMLRDTVDYNGVPGIAVLLTGDGSGFVDGVGFHADIERMHRRGWDIEVLSWRHSCNRRMREWAEENGKFIALDDFYNSITFLEGAWPGQPVADPRYAEPLQLDLRS
- a CDS encoding sulfatase, with the protein product MTDRPNILFMHSHNTGTYIEPYGHAVPTPHMQQLSEQGVLFRRAYATAPTCSPSRASFLTGMYPHTCGMTGLAHRGFAMTNYDWHAARIFKTNGYFTATAGVEHTAPDLDTIGYDEILSGLDTNYPGQPKWIEPADAVVDFIKNAPQQPFFLNLGLNETHRPFHSAEPDKYPAEREQYCTPPRPLPDTPETRADTADYKASARIMDNHYGNVLAALEETGLSDNTLVFCFADHGLQFPRNMCNLTDHGIGVYLIIRGPGGFEGGKVINAMVSLMDLLPTAYRAAGIEIPDHVQGKSLHPLINEDRHREEIFSEVTYHAAYEPMRSIRTERYKYIRRYDNRDKLVLPNVDDTPTKAYLLNQNWEKLPRDQEMLYDLIFDPDETHNIIDREDMAPVRKDLSHRLHTWMEETNDPLLPDGHIAAPGGSKVNNSDGRSPNETPEVMV
- a CDS encoding Zn-dependent alcohol dehydrogenase, with the translated sequence MKMQASLLYEPGRPLEVADLDLEGPKEDEVMVRMTATGVCHSCLHVVDGSWTGYPMPMVLGDEGAGIVQEVGPGVRHVKPGDHVILSWASTCGRCHYCATGLSHLCERTPPGKGVLMDGTSRMKIKGQTVYHYGPACSYASYSVMPASCAVPIREDMPLEVAALIGCSVMTGVGSVINTAAVTPGASMAVFGTGGIGLNVIQGGTLVQAHPIIAVDINPAKLEYAKSFGATHTIDASKENPVEAIKDLTGRGADYSFVAVGNAQVINQAWDCLASRGQCLLIGLPPTGSTVTFDTGSLQSNERILRGCRYGSARIYDDFPRMVELYLAGKLKIDELVTRRFDLEGANEAFDALAAGEVARGLIVF
- a CDS encoding sigma-70 family RNA polymerase sigma factor, which encodes MFLIKYHTLSDEKLMARIQRGDTAAFDELYTRYSKRMLYYFHRMLGGDEEKAQDFLQDLFLKIVEKPARFKRGNAFASWLYTVAHNMCKNEYRKQSVRKVVVNDPDIDMHCGWVDGAYAIEKACDERAFLSALMDELDKLSVDQRTTFLLRHQECRSIREISEILGCPEGTVKSRLHHVTQKLAERLQGRNSLCG
- a CDS encoding DUF4160 domain-containing protein, encoding MGRIRRGNFIFVFWAGDHPPRHVHVYRSGKLVVKWDLENNRAMKGKPTGQILKYIRELQDRGAL
- a CDS encoding TRAP transporter substrate-binding protein, producing the protein MERVKRRDFIKKAGLAGGAALLAGCASPQETGAPAVQTRKKYEWKMVTTWPPHFPILGESAEHIAKWTEEMSEGQLKIQVYGGGELIPPLEGFDAVSAGTAEMCHGAAYYWAGKAQATQFFASVPFGMNAQQMNAWITSGGGLALWEELYAPFNLIPIPAGNTGVQMGGWFNREINATSDLQGLKMRIPGLGGKVISKAGGSAILSAGAEIFTNLERGVIDATEWIGPYHDTLMGFYKAAKYYYYPGWHEPGTVIELIVNKSAYQTLPKNLQDIVRTAAARANAWTLSEFEAKNNAHLQTLIKDHNVILKKFPDEVLDILQKYAREVEDELVAADAMSKKVYEAYESFRKKMHGWAAISEKIYYENLSA
- a CDS encoding TRAP transporter large permease subunit, which produces MIEAMPLILFGVLFLLLLIGFPVAFTLGGVSFILGYLTFGPAFFNLLPLRIWGVMTNYVLIAVPLFVFMGVMLEKSGLAENLLETMALLFGHLRGGLAISVVAVGALFGASTGIVGATVVTMGLLSLPTMLKRGYRPEVAAGTISASGTLGQIIPPSIVLVLLGSVLNVPIGDMFVGAVLPGFVLVGFYAVYLILVAIFKSEWVPAMPEEELAQFHGRAMVKRVLQAFVLPAVLVVAVLGSIFAGVASPTEAAAVGAFGATLLTVLQKRFSYRTLKSVMVETTHLTCMVFLILVGATAFGLVFRGMHGDAYLTNLILSANMSPGAFLALVMVMIFVAGFFIDFIEITFIIVPVVAPIFVTLGVDLLWLGILIAMNLQTSFLTPPFGFALFYLKGVAPPEVRTGHIYRGIIPFIIIQLIGLTLVITFPEMATSLPKYLGG
- a CDS encoding TRAP transporter small permease subunit, coding for MQVLRAYIRFVDGLNERVGRVVSWLTAVLVAVVCYDVFTRYVLKNSLVAVQELEWHLFALIFLLGAAYSLKHDQHVRVDVFYSRFSPRKQAWVNLIGSVLFLIPFCVIVIVSSQYFVVSAFHIGETSPDPGGLPARWVLKAAIPLGFVLLLLQGLSLACRSLLSVLGHDEEVDG